A DNA window from Corynebacterium ciconiae DSM 44920 contains the following coding sequences:
- a CDS encoding zf-HC2 domain-containing protein, whose protein sequence is MMDCAQVQAALSARLDGEPTGINDDALDAHLAHCEQCQAFVNDAAALKRSLNFCVADTAGSAEASPPDLSELILAGVEPQRRRQASRRAIGVGMSRVVLVVCAIAFLFWAIQLFVASTTVQQTWQGEDLDPYLARMLVEGATVRLALAFGLVFAVWRSRIAVGLLPVYGALFTFSLGFGARDMVLGTLDRDSVYWLVLVGLSALVLLCYWLADRGLVAFELAWRQLSAQPSPSAELR, encoded by the coding sequence ATGATGGATTGTGCGCAGGTGCAGGCGGCGTTGTCCGCGCGCCTCGACGGCGAACCTACCGGCATCAACGACGATGCGCTCGACGCCCATCTGGCCCACTGCGAGCAGTGCCAAGCCTTTGTCAATGACGCGGCGGCGCTCAAACGCAGCCTCAACTTCTGCGTCGCCGATACCGCCGGCTCAGCGGAGGCAAGCCCACCGGATCTCTCGGAGCTGATTCTGGCTGGGGTGGAGCCGCAGCGGCGTCGACAAGCATCGCGACGCGCGATCGGGGTGGGGATGAGCCGCGTGGTGCTCGTGGTGTGTGCGATCGCGTTTTTGTTCTGGGCCATTCAGCTCTTCGTCGCCTCCACCACCGTGCAGCAGACATGGCAGGGCGAAGATCTCGATCCTTATCTGGCACGCATGCTCGTCGAGGGAGCCACGGTGCGTCTCGCGTTGGCCTTTGGGTTGGTCTTTGCTGTGTGGCGCTCTCGCATCGCGGTGGGATTGCTGCCGGTCTACGGGGCGCTGTTTACGTTCAGCCTCGGATTCGGGGCGCGCGACATGGTGCTCGGCACACTCGATCGCGACAGCGTGTACTGGCTGGTGCTGGTGGGCCTTAGCGCCCTGGTGCTGCTGTGCTACTGGCTAGCCGATCGAGGCCTTGTGGCATTCGAACTGGCGTGGCGCCAACTATCGGCACAACCCTCACCCAGCGCCGAGCTGCGCTGA
- a CDS encoding Na/Pi symporter, with protein MQTKSRELTATEAPQVAQSDAALPRSPLSFIPVKGTAANIRDWIGVVIGIYVLITAVQVIGSGFKVATGDQAEALFSFASNPLVALMIGLLATALTQSSSTTTSIVVGLVAGGMPMAVAIPMLMGANLGTTMTNTLVSLGMARDKDAFRRAFAAATVHDFFNLMAVLILLPLELMFGVLEKSSHWMAEQTHGSDGGIVATVFTGLGSFVKAVTTPLAHLFKSAAGSLGLGDVWTGGLLIVLGVVLILAVINNIGKLLKVLMVGKAKDVLHNAIGRGPITGIFSGALMTIMVQSSSTTTSLAVPLAGSGTFTLRQIYPFTVGANIGTTITALIAAFGFSGGEGTLAMQAAFVHLLFNVFATLIIFGLPFLRPLPPKGAELLAKVSAERKIWAVLWTVGVFVVVPLLLILATNIF; from the coding sequence ATGCAGACCAAGAGTCGTGAACTCACCGCTACGGAAGCGCCTCAGGTGGCGCAGAGTGACGCCGCCCTTCCGCGCAGCCCCCTCTCCTTTATTCCGGTGAAGGGGACCGCAGCTAATATCCGCGACTGGATCGGCGTGGTCATTGGCATTTACGTGCTGATCACCGCCGTTCAGGTGATCGGCTCCGGTTTCAAGGTCGCCACCGGCGACCAGGCCGAAGCCCTGTTCTCTTTTGCTTCTAACCCGCTCGTGGCTCTGATGATTGGTCTTCTGGCCACGGCGCTAACTCAATCCTCCTCCACCACCACCTCGATCGTGGTTGGCCTGGTGGCTGGCGGCATGCCCATGGCTGTTGCCATTCCGATGCTTATGGGCGCAAACCTGGGCACCACCATGACCAACACGTTGGTCAGCTTGGGTATGGCTCGCGATAAGGACGCTTTCCGACGCGCCTTCGCCGCAGCCACCGTGCATGACTTCTTCAACCTGATGGCCGTGCTCATCCTGCTCCCGCTGGAGCTGATGTTCGGCGTGTTGGAGAAGAGCTCCCATTGGATGGCCGAGCAGACTCACGGCTCTGACGGCGGCATTGTGGCTACCGTGTTCACTGGCCTGGGATCCTTTGTTAAGGCTGTGACCACTCCGCTGGCTCATCTGTTCAAGAGTGCTGCTGGTTCTCTGGGACTGGGCGATGTGTGGACCGGTGGTCTGCTGATCGTGCTCGGTGTGGTGCTCATCCTCGCGGTGATCAACAACATCGGCAAGCTGCTCAAGGTGCTCATGGTGGGTAAGGCAAAGGACGTGCTGCACAACGCTATCGGCCGCGGCCCGATCACCGGTATCTTCTCCGGCGCGCTGATGACGATCATGGTGCAGTCCTCTTCCACCACCACCTCCTTGGCTGTGCCGCTCGCTGGCTCCGGTACCTTCACCCTGCGTCAGATCTACCCCTTCACCGTGGGCGCAAACATTGGTACCACCATCACTGCACTGATCGCTGCGTTTGGCTTCAGCGGCGGCGAGGGCACCCTGGCTATGCAGGCCGCCTTCGTGCACCTGCTGTTCAACGTCTTTGCCACCCTGATCATTTTCGGCCTTCCCTTCCTGCGGCCGCTGCCCCCTAAGGGTGCAGAACTGCTGGCAAAGGTATCTGCAGAGCGTAAGATTTGGGCTGTGCTGTGGACCGTCGGCGTCTTCGTTGTGGTCCCGCTTCTGCTGATCCTGGCTACCAACATCTTCTAG
- a CDS encoding fructosamine kinase family protein, translating to MLEGMDAYGDDVFIKRPNEPGAALAEAAGLRWLREAAPAAVVEVCEASEEAIVTARVEQVRPTPEAAYEAGRQMAFMHRGGADAHGAPPAPSGKRFEGQNFIGTQPQDCIPRETWREFYPAQRVLPFAEMARERGNLSEQDYHDVRAACASIESADYHPPVARIHGDLWAGNLLFAQEGPVFIDPAAHGGAALTDIAMLALFGAPFFDHIVRGYRSIAPLEENWQELIPLHQMHPLAVHAATHGPSYGSELAQAARAVLAMWGE from the coding sequence ATGCTGGAAGGCATGGACGCCTATGGAGACGATGTATTTATCAAACGCCCCAACGAGCCAGGCGCAGCCCTCGCCGAGGCAGCCGGCCTGCGCTGGTTGCGGGAGGCGGCACCAGCCGCAGTAGTGGAGGTGTGCGAAGCCTCTGAGGAAGCGATTGTCACCGCCCGCGTAGAGCAGGTACGCCCCACGCCCGAGGCCGCTTATGAGGCCGGCCGCCAGATGGCATTCATGCACCGCGGCGGCGCCGATGCCCACGGCGCCCCACCGGCACCTAGCGGGAAACGATTTGAGGGCCAGAATTTCATCGGTACCCAACCGCAGGACTGCATACCGCGAGAGACGTGGAGAGAATTCTATCCGGCGCAGCGCGTGCTGCCCTTCGCCGAGATGGCGCGAGAGCGCGGCAACCTCTCCGAGCAGGATTATCATGACGTGCGAGCGGCCTGCGCAAGCATAGAATCGGCTGACTATCACCCGCCAGTCGCGCGCATCCACGGCGATCTGTGGGCAGGCAACCTGCTCTTCGCTCAGGAAGGCCCTGTGTTTATCGATCCCGCCGCACACGGCGGGGCAGCCCTAACAGACATCGCGATGCTGGCGCTGTTTGGGGCACCATTCTTTGACCACATCGTGCGCGGCTATCGCAGCATCGCCCCGCTGGAGGAGAACTGGCAGGAGCTCATCCCGCTCCACCAGATGCATCCACTGGCGGTACACGCCGCCACCCACGGCCCGTCCTATGGCAGCGAACTGGCACAAGCGGCGCGCGCTGTCCTCGCGATGTGGGGCGAATGA
- the glp gene encoding molybdotransferase-like divisome protein Glp: MRSVEKQLELITTLAATPEPVRIAIAEALGMMCAEEIKATKPLPGFPQAAIDGYAVRAVDVGGERGLSNRPARSAAEDEPELGPEPVVETSMPVVGEVPAGSQRPLRLQPKQAVRVHTGAPLPTLADAVLPLEWSDRGSKRVVATRPVRSGEFVRGVGQDIQPGDVAVAPGVTLAPAQIGLLAAVGRSKVLVYPRPRVSVISVGAELVDIDREPGLGQVYDINSYALAAAVKEAGAEVHRVGIAAGEPRRLREIIEGQMLRSEAIVISGAVGGASSRTIQDVLRELGDIDTTRVAMHPGSVQGFGVLGEERIPVFLTPSNPVSSLVIFETFMRPWIRRSLGKSSTQRRFVRARALNHVDSRPGRRGFVRARLMRDAHTQDYLVEGLAGAGGAPAHLLAGLSEANAIIRIPEDVTEIRPGDIVDVIFLAQGR, from the coding sequence GTGAGATCCGTTGAGAAACAGCTCGAGCTAATAACCACGCTTGCGGCCACCCCAGAGCCGGTGCGTATCGCCATCGCGGAAGCCCTCGGCATGATGTGCGCAGAGGAGATCAAAGCCACCAAGCCGCTGCCCGGTTTTCCGCAGGCCGCCATCGACGGCTACGCGGTGCGTGCAGTGGACGTGGGTGGGGAGCGAGGACTGTCCAACCGGCCCGCCCGCAGCGCCGCGGAGGATGAGCCGGAACTCGGCCCGGAACCCGTGGTGGAAACTTCCATGCCCGTGGTGGGCGAGGTGCCCGCAGGATCACAGCGCCCGTTGCGGCTGCAGCCGAAGCAGGCGGTGCGCGTGCACACCGGTGCACCGCTGCCCACGCTTGCCGACGCCGTCTTGCCGCTCGAATGGTCCGATCGGGGATCCAAGCGCGTCGTGGCCACCAGACCCGTGCGATCGGGGGAATTTGTGCGCGGGGTGGGCCAAGACATCCAGCCCGGTGACGTGGCCGTAGCCCCTGGGGTCACGCTCGCACCCGCCCAGATTGGTCTCTTGGCCGCGGTGGGGCGATCGAAGGTGCTGGTGTATCCGCGACCGCGAGTGTCCGTGATCTCCGTCGGCGCCGAATTGGTGGACATCGACCGCGAACCAGGATTGGGGCAGGTCTATGACATCAACTCTTATGCCCTCGCTGCCGCGGTGAAAGAAGCCGGTGCCGAGGTGCACCGAGTGGGTATCGCCGCTGGTGAACCGCGCCGATTGCGGGAGATCATCGAAGGCCAGATGCTGCGATCGGAGGCGATCGTGATCTCCGGTGCCGTGGGTGGTGCAAGCTCGCGCACCATTCAAGATGTACTGCGCGAACTCGGTGATATCGATACCACCCGCGTGGCCATGCACCCTGGCTCGGTTCAAGGTTTCGGGGTACTGGGGGAGGAGCGCATCCCAGTGTTCCTCACTCCCTCGAATCCGGTGAGCTCGCTGGTTATTTTCGAAACCTTCATGCGCCCGTGGATTCGCCGCAGCCTCGGTAAGAGTAGCACCCAGCGCCGCTTCGTACGTGCCCGTGCCCTCAACCACGTGGACTCGCGGCCAGGCCGCCGCGGTTTCGTGCGCGCCCGACTGATGCGCGATGCCCACACCCAGGATTATCTGGTGGAAGGCCTCGCCGGCGCTGGCGGTGCACCCGCCCACCTGCTGGCAGGACTCAGCGAAGCAAACGCCATCATCCGCATTCCAGAGGATGTTACTGAGATTCGCCCCGGCGATATCGTGGACGTGATCTTCCTCGCCCAAGGCCGCTAG
- the sepX gene encoding divisome protein SepX/GlpR, whose amino-acid sequence MSGTVAIAVMVVVWLFVLAPLALRGQKPIRRTNKAFDETRVVYEGGSGDLPRATRPRWSRRDVRAETPQPAVEAEEVDPEDILIDDTPRRSAASTEAVAQEVDGDVVRELEAARAERAVISAEQESEDNSDSELPADEDEQDAELTGAAEDLDEDVVADEDIAAEPPVAEDAYDIDSSYAGPSDLLHPAAHYDDADEIIEPSDYDDEAAEIDEEATDEDREFAASRRGRGWYDPEADADRAHLRYQRRQRTLVGLGVSVLLGLALGIIVGGWAWLVALLAMGLTGLYLYALRQQVRAEQQLRRRRLRHLRRARLGVRTDRDEEMGVPQRLRRPGAVVLDMDDESPDFEYLDTMDAGEYFYDDYYDEPETSYNDRQPRRVS is encoded by the coding sequence GTGTCAGGTACAGTCGCGATCGCCGTGATGGTGGTGGTGTGGCTCTTCGTTCTTGCACCCCTCGCACTTCGAGGTCAAAAGCCGATCCGCCGCACCAATAAGGCCTTCGATGAAACCCGCGTGGTCTACGAAGGCGGCTCTGGGGATCTGCCGCGCGCAACCCGCCCGCGGTGGTCTCGTCGTGATGTCCGCGCCGAAACCCCGCAGCCAGCAGTGGAGGCGGAGGAAGTAGATCCCGAGGACATCCTGATTGACGACACCCCCCGCCGCTCCGCCGCGAGCACCGAGGCCGTGGCCCAAGAGGTCGATGGCGATGTGGTCCGCGAGCTGGAAGCCGCCCGCGCCGAGCGTGCAGTAATCAGCGCCGAGCAGGAGAGCGAAGACAACAGCGACTCTGAGCTACCGGCCGATGAGGACGAGCAGGATGCGGAACTCACCGGTGCCGCGGAAGATCTCGACGAGGATGTCGTGGCGGACGAGGACATCGCCGCGGAGCCTCCGGTGGCCGAGGATGCTTACGACATCGACAGCTCCTACGCCGGCCCCTCGGATCTGCTGCACCCCGCTGCGCACTACGACGACGCCGATGAGATCATCGAGCCGAGCGACTACGACGACGAAGCCGCAGAGATCGATGAAGAAGCCACCGACGAGGATCGCGAGTTTGCTGCTTCTCGACGCGGTCGCGGTTGGTACGACCCCGAGGCCGATGCTGATCGGGCGCACCTGCGCTACCAGCGGCGCCAGCGCACCCTCGTCGGACTCGGTGTCTCTGTACTGCTGGGGCTGGCCCTAGGAATCATCGTGGGCGGCTGGGCTTGGCTGGTGGCCTTGCTCGCCATGGGGCTCACTGGCCTGTACCTCTACGCGCTGCGCCAGCAGGTTCGCGCCGAGCAGCAGCTGCGCCGCCGTCGCCTTCGTCACCTTCGCCGCGCACGGCTTGGTGTGCGCACCGACCGCGACGAAGAGATGGGAGTGCCGCAACGACTGCGCCGTCCCGGGGCCGTGGTGCTGGACATGGATGATGAAAGCCCCGACTTCGAATACCTCGACACCATGGACGCCGGCGAGTACTTCTATGACGATTACTACGATGAGCCCGAAACGTCCTACAATGACAGGCAGCCGCGCCGCGTGAGCTAG
- a CDS encoding GNAT family N-acetyltransferase: MLPSELQPRSTIAVELPDGDRLRLRPVDFSDGPDWRTLRIKDREFLEPVEPTVDGTWEQAHSVRAWKDTFRLLDQASLNGEIVPLVIELDGCFMGQVTLGNIQRGAASECWIGYWVDSDYTGRGIATAACALGVDYAFGHLQLNRVTATYLPTNPASAAVLEHCGFSEEGYVRGALHINGRWQDHYLVGLLRSDYAIPAVERLRRQGRVRAVNIGNK; this comes from the coding sequence ATGCTTCCCAGCGAGCTCCAGCCGCGGTCGACCATCGCGGTAGAGCTGCCCGACGGGGATCGGCTGCGCCTGCGGCCGGTGGATTTCAGTGATGGCCCCGACTGGCGGACACTGCGGATCAAAGACCGCGAGTTTCTCGAACCGGTCGAACCCACGGTGGACGGCACTTGGGAGCAGGCCCATTCGGTGCGGGCATGGAAAGATACCTTCCGGCTTTTGGACCAAGCCAGCCTCAACGGCGAGATCGTGCCCCTAGTGATCGAGCTCGATGGGTGCTTTATGGGGCAAGTGACCCTGGGCAATATTCAGCGTGGCGCTGCCAGCGAATGCTGGATCGGCTACTGGGTAGATAGCGACTACACCGGCCGGGGCATTGCCACTGCCGCCTGCGCGCTCGGGGTGGATTATGCCTTCGGGCACCTTCAGCTCAACCGGGTGACCGCTACCTATCTGCCCACCAATCCCGCTTCGGCCGCGGTGCTCGAACATTGCGGCTTCAGCGAGGAAGGCTATGTGCGGGGCGCGCTGCACATCAATGGTCGGTGGCAGGATCATTATCTCGTGGGGTTGCTGCGCAGCGATTATGCGATACCTGCGGTGGAGAGATTGCGTCGACAAGGCCGAGTGCGTGCTGTGAATATAGGGAATAAATAA
- a CDS encoding 5-formyltetrahydrofolate cyclo-ligase, translating into MTAEPRADDAVVHKSRIRREMTSRRQALSASQRAEANDAIGAHVANLMASIGARRAAAYVPLANEPGGEALIPLLDSWLDELYLPISGPQGQLGWAQFTGFDNTEPGPYSIPEPTGPRTDNSLLQQLDLIVVPALAATPCGFRLGKGGGYYDRALAQRQPGRPLAAVVLFDDNLVDHLPIEDHDAPVDIIITPSAVRSVE; encoded by the coding sequence ATGACAGCAGAGCCCCGTGCAGACGATGCAGTTGTGCACAAATCCCGTATTCGTCGCGAAATGACCTCCCGCCGTCAGGCGCTCAGCGCAAGCCAACGGGCCGAGGCCAATGACGCCATCGGTGCCCATGTGGCCAATCTCATGGCCTCTATCGGGGCCCGGCGCGCCGCCGCTTATGTTCCGCTCGCCAACGAACCTGGCGGCGAGGCACTGATCCCTCTTCTGGACTCCTGGCTCGACGAGCTCTACCTCCCGATCTCTGGCCCCCAGGGGCAGCTCGGCTGGGCGCAGTTCACCGGTTTCGACAACACCGAGCCCGGCCCTTACTCCATTCCCGAGCCGACCGGGCCGCGCACAGATAACAGCCTGCTGCAGCAGCTTGACCTCATCGTGGTGCCGGCGCTGGCCGCCACTCCGTGCGGGTTCCGTTTGGGCAAAGGCGGCGGCTACTACGATCGCGCTCTCGCCCAGCGCCAACCGGGGCGCCCACTCGCCGCTGTTGTGCTTTTCGACGACAACCTGGTAGACCACCTGCCCATCGAGGATCACGACGCCCCAGTGGACATCATCATCACCCCCTCGGCAGTGCGCAGCGTGGAATAA
- a CDS encoding UTP--glucose-1-phosphate uridylyltransferase, protein MTEPIENHKNSVKTVVVPAAGLGTRFLPATKRVPKELLPVVDTPGIELIAEEAAQLGASRLAIITAPQKSDVLAHFEAYPELVNTLRERGKLDQLRKVERAEKLIDAVPVKQDQPLGLGHAVGLAEAVLDDDEDVVAVMLPDDIVMPMGVMDEMARLRAEKGGSVLCAFEVPHDEVSNYGVFDVEECGEDTVRKVVGMVEKPDADEAPSNFVATGRYLLDRSIFDALRRITPGKGGELQLTDAIELLIEEGHPVHIVIHDGKRHDLGNPGGFIRACVDFGLDHPEYGPGLKRAIKEMLAERESKKRRG, encoded by the coding sequence ATGACCGAGCCAATCGAGAATCACAAAAACTCTGTTAAAACGGTGGTTGTGCCGGCCGCAGGTTTAGGTACCCGCTTCCTGCCCGCCACGAAACGAGTGCCGAAGGAATTGCTGCCGGTGGTGGACACTCCCGGTATCGAATTGATCGCCGAGGAGGCAGCCCAGCTTGGTGCTTCCCGATTGGCCATTATCACTGCGCCGCAGAAGTCCGATGTGCTCGCCCACTTCGAGGCCTATCCAGAATTGGTGAACACGCTGCGCGAGCGCGGCAAGCTGGATCAGTTGCGCAAGGTTGAGCGCGCCGAGAAGCTTATCGACGCCGTCCCCGTGAAACAGGACCAGCCACTGGGCTTGGGCCACGCGGTGGGCTTGGCCGAGGCAGTGCTTGATGATGATGAAGACGTGGTGGCAGTGATGCTGCCCGATGACATCGTGATGCCGATGGGCGTGATGGACGAGATGGCTCGCCTCCGCGCCGAGAAGGGCGGCTCGGTGCTGTGCGCCTTCGAGGTGCCCCACGATGAGGTGTCGAACTATGGCGTCTTCGATGTGGAAGAATGCGGCGAGGACACCGTGCGCAAGGTGGTGGGCATGGTGGAAAAGCCCGACGCGGATGAGGCCCCGTCGAACTTCGTGGCCACTGGCCGCTACCTGCTCGATCGCTCCATCTTTGATGCGCTGCGCCGCATCACCCCCGGTAAGGGTGGGGAATTGCAGCTCACCGACGCCATCGAGCTGCTCATCGAGGAGGGCCACCCTGTCCACATCGTGATCCACGATGGCAAGCGCCACGATCTCGGCAACCCGGGTGGCTTCATTCGTGCCTGCGTGGACTTCGGTCTGGATCACCCCGAGTACGGGCCGGGTTTGAAGCGCGCAATCAAGGAGATGCTGGCGGAGCGGGAATCTAAGAAGCGACGCGGCTAG
- a CDS encoding DoxX family protein has protein sequence MDKPATRDAALLFLRAVLGFVFIAHGWQKIAIDGMDETIGAFSAMHVPQPKLSAYITMVAELACGGLLVVGFLTTIAAAVLTLVMAGALYFVHLDSGVFVGTGGFEYVLVLIAALIMVIVFGSGRVSIDGALTR, from the coding sequence ATGGACAAACCAGCAACGAGGGACGCAGCGCTGTTGTTCCTGCGCGCCGTGCTCGGCTTCGTCTTTATCGCGCACGGTTGGCAGAAGATCGCGATCGACGGCATGGATGAGACCATCGGCGCGTTCAGCGCGATGCATGTGCCACAGCCCAAGCTCTCCGCCTATATCACCATGGTGGCTGAGCTGGCCTGCGGCGGGCTGCTCGTGGTCGGATTCCTCACCACCATTGCCGCAGCTGTGCTAACACTCGTGATGGCTGGAGCCCTGTACTTCGTGCACCTTGACTCGGGGGTGTTTGTGGGCACGGGCGGCTTCGAATACGTGCTGGTGCTCATCGCCGCGCTGATTATGGTGATCGTCTTCGGCTCAGGGCGCGTCAGTATCGATGGAGCCCTTACTCGATGA
- a CDS encoding dolichyl-phosphate-mannose--protein mannosyltransferase, whose amino-acid sequence MSSASASAHSAVNPPSDSPPRPAAQTQLLNREPFSGSTAVGGRRAKSASLTSELTWSRSDSLAFAIIGVLSVLTRFIGLSTHTASGTPVFDEKHYVPQAYDQLRSIHGQLGLLAGGGIESNPGYGLVVHPPLGKRLTALSEAVFGYSPLGWRVMAAVFGSVLVLVIMALARRISRSLRVAIFAGILALVDGVLLVISRFGMLDIYLVFFVLCACYAFIRDREQVARLARIPGPPPLRFGLRPWLITCGLFFGLALSVKWSGLYYMAFFGVVTVWWDAWVRAGAGDKKAVVRTLLRDAPKAFVYLVIIPVLCYIFSWRGWFAAETSSFRHAAEEGKIEDGAWYASLPDTLASWVYYHDKMLSFHSSLTNSNGHEHPWESKPLSWLAALRPVLFYSNTDIACGDSTCRRMIFLYGTPIIWWLTVPVLVWAIVQFFLRGRGAYLMVLLGFGAGYIPWLLSYDRQMYFFYAAPLIPFIIIGLALILNQMWGRGPTLRRHASDGTGFAAKLRVHTWHIGSVAAVAYLSAAVVCFAVYSPILYGMLISDDYYFTIMWLRSWR is encoded by the coding sequence ATGAGTTCAGCCTCGGCGAGTGCGCATAGCGCCGTTAACCCGCCCTCCGATTCCCCTCCCCGCCCTGCCGCCCAGACCCAGCTGCTTAACCGCGAGCCTTTTTCTGGGTCGACAGCGGTGGGCGGGCGCCGCGCTAAGTCCGCGTCGCTAACCTCTGAACTCACCTGGAGCCGCAGCGATAGCCTGGCTTTCGCGATCATCGGCGTGCTGTCTGTACTCACCCGCTTCATCGGCTTGAGCACTCACACTGCTAGCGGCACCCCTGTGTTCGATGAGAAACACTATGTTCCCCAAGCCTACGACCAGCTGCGAAGCATCCACGGCCAGCTTGGGTTGCTTGCCGGCGGCGGCATCGAGTCCAACCCAGGCTATGGGCTGGTCGTGCACCCGCCTTTAGGTAAGCGGCTGACTGCCCTCAGCGAAGCCGTCTTCGGCTATTCCCCGCTGGGCTGGCGGGTGATGGCTGCTGTGTTCGGCAGTGTGCTCGTGCTCGTGATCATGGCACTGGCTCGCCGCATCTCTCGTTCCTTAAGGGTCGCTATCTTCGCCGGCATTCTCGCGCTTGTCGACGGCGTCCTGCTGGTCATCTCCCGCTTCGGCATGCTGGATATCTATCTGGTGTTCTTCGTGCTCTGCGCCTGCTATGCCTTCATTCGCGACCGCGAACAGGTTGCCCGGCTCGCCCGTATCCCCGGCCCGCCGCCGCTGCGCTTTGGCCTGCGTCCGTGGCTAATCACCTGCGGCCTGTTCTTCGGCTTGGCGTTGTCGGTGAAATGGTCGGGGCTGTATTACATGGCCTTTTTTGGCGTGGTCACCGTGTGGTGGGACGCCTGGGTGCGCGCCGGCGCTGGGGATAAGAAAGCTGTGGTCCGGACACTGCTGCGCGATGCCCCAAAGGCCTTTGTGTATCTAGTGATCATTCCAGTGCTGTGCTACATCTTCAGCTGGCGCGGCTGGTTCGCGGCCGAGACGTCCTCCTTTAGGCATGCGGCAGAGGAAGGCAAGATCGAGGACGGCGCCTGGTATGCATCGCTGCCGGATACCCTGGCCAGCTGGGTGTATTACCACGACAAAATGCTGAGCTTCCACTCCTCACTCACCAACTCCAATGGCCACGAGCACCCGTGGGAGTCGAAGCCGCTGAGCTGGCTGGCAGCGCTTCGGCCAGTCTTGTTTTACTCCAATACTGATATCGCCTGCGGCGATTCCACCTGCCGCCGCATGATCTTCCTCTACGGCACCCCGATCATCTGGTGGCTCACCGTGCCTGTTTTGGTGTGGGCGATCGTGCAGTTTTTCCTGCGCGGGCGCGGCGCGTATCTGATGGTGCTCCTCGGCTTCGGCGCCGGCTACATCCCGTGGCTGCTCTCCTATGACCGGCAGATGTATTTCTTCTATGCCGCGCCGCTGATCCCCTTCATCATCATTGGGCTGGCATTGATCTTGAACCAGATGTGGGGACGAGGCCCAACGCTGCGTCGTCACGCCAGCGATGGCACGGGGTTTGCTGCCAAGCTACGCGTACACACCTGGCATATCGGCAGCGTGGCGGCGGTAGCGTACCTCTCGGCAGCAGTGGTGTGCTTTGCCGTCTACTCCCCCATCCTCTACGGGATGCTGATTAGTGACGATTACTACTTCACCATCATGTGGCTGCGCAGCTGGCGTTAG
- a CDS encoding MFS transporter has translation MVALTRTLRRKRVLLGAMATLVASNLVTTLSPWLILTLVARCVAGAAAALVWGVLTGYARGLAAPQLQGRALAITGLGQPLALAGGVPAGAYAATIMDWRWVFGLIASGAACVALWIGAAVPDRAGGSCRRRTRLAILTRRRSVRIILGVTGIWIVAHNLLYTYTAAPARNHRPAP, from the coding sequence CTGGTTGCTCTCACCCGAACCCTACGTAGAAAAAGAGTCCTCCTCGGCGCGATGGCCACTCTCGTCGCGTCAAATCTCGTCACCACGTTATCCCCATGGCTGATTCTGACCTTGGTGGCGCGCTGTGTGGCCGGAGCAGCCGCCGCCTTAGTGTGGGGCGTGCTGACTGGCTATGCCCGCGGCCTCGCCGCACCACAGCTCCAAGGACGGGCACTGGCCATCACCGGTCTCGGACAACCTCTTGCACTCGCAGGTGGCGTACCCGCCGGTGCATACGCCGCAACCATCATGGATTGGCGTTGGGTGTTTGGTCTCATCGCTTCAGGAGCAGCCTGTGTAGCACTGTGGATCGGCGCCGCGGTACCGGATAGAGCAGGCGGCAGCTGCCGCCGTCGCACCCGACTAGCGATTCTCACGCGAAGGCGCTCGGTACGGATCATATTGGGTGTCACCGGCATCTGGATTGTGGCCCATAATCTTCTCTACACCTACACCGCTGCCCCTGCTCGCAACCACAGACCTGCGCCTTGA
- a CDS encoding MFS transporter, whose amino-acid sequence MSPASGLWPIIFSTPTPLPLLATTDLRLELGLAIFGIAAISGISCTGAVIDRAPRLATLSSLAVMSLAVSIFALSSTSAILATAAIALWGLGFGGAPVLVQTALADAAGQHIDTAQSLFVTVFNLAIACGGLIGGLLLSHAGVNGLVLSSAAMCLFALCIVLLARGSFSRSRSITHAVT is encoded by the coding sequence GTGTCACCGGCATCTGGATTGTGGCCCATAATCTTCTCTACACCTACACCGCTGCCCCTGCTCGCAACCACAGACCTGCGCCTTGAGCTAGGGCTTGCGATCTTCGGCATTGCTGCTATCTCCGGGATTAGCTGCACAGGCGCAGTGATCGATCGCGCTCCTCGGCTCGCCACCTTGAGCTCACTGGCTGTGATGAGCCTCGCGGTCTCAATCTTCGCTCTCTCCAGTACCAGCGCGATCCTCGCAACGGCCGCTATAGCCCTGTGGGGACTTGGCTTCGGCGGGGCACCCGTACTGGTGCAGACAGCCCTTGCTGACGCTGCTGGGCAACACATCGATACCGCTCAATCTCTCTTCGTGACGGTATTCAACCTCGCCATCGCCTGCGGCGGCCTCATCGGCGGGCTTCTTCTCTCCCACGCGGGCGTCAACGGCCTCGTACTATCTTCAGCCGCTATGTGCCTATTCGCGCTATGTATTGTGCTTCTCGCACGTGGGAGCTTTTCTCGCAGTCGCTCGATAACGCATGCTGTAACCTAG